AAAAGATAGAAAACTAGCTCATATAACCGCAAGGAAAAATAACTGGACCACGGAAGGTGTCTGTGTTAAAATGCCCCCTGAGTAAATTTATTTGAGGTTGTTTATCCTGGCTTCTTTTCATCGAGGGAAGGGCTGGGATGAAAATGATGCACTAAGAATCGTCTTAATTAGTCGTGTTTCTGACTTAGAGATACATAAAAACAAGTCTGTGCACATTTTAAAGGGCCAAAAGTCTAAAGAGGGTATCTTGTTCTGTCAAAAAAAgcgaaacaaaaacatatacatCCTGAAATATGACAAGATGATGATAAGATGTGTATCTTTTGGGTGTTAACGCCTGGGCAGAACAACACACAGCCTCTTTTATCGGGCTCTGACTCGCTGATGAGCATGTTGGTGGATTATTTTCACTGGCAACCTCCTTTCATGGTTTCATGTTGATACAAGATGAGAAAATTCTAGTGTAAAACAAAAGAGCATTTTACTAAGAGAGCTAAACAAAAGAAGAATATAGCGACACCTAGTCATGTTATTtcaatttaatacattttccttAATCGTGCATtgtgaaaaaaagggaaaataatcTCACCTGAATGACCAGAGAAGAAGACATGAACATGCAAGACATGACTATgcattgattcaatgctgaacaggtgatgtgtgcagtgttttcctCCGCTTTTATCATCATATGCATGAATGAAATGGAAAGACAGTGATCTGAccagtatttgtatttgtcacAGTTTATGGTGAGCAGTAAAACTGAGAAATtctctcttctcatctctgAATTTGCCCTCCAATTTGTTTTGGTGACTTGGTTTTTATCATACCAACTcgtagaacacacacacacacacacacacacaagtctatTTTGtccccaaaacaaacagaattaatGTAGCCAGttagaaaaacaagaaatgcaTCTGGCTTGAGGCTTTTTGTAACCCCCCCTCCCTTATCTGTTGGCTGAAAGTAACAACAATCATCAACGTCTCATTCCCAATAATGCAAAACTGAGTCAGTGTGATCAATCAGCCACAGAAGTAAATCTGACTGGAGGACAAATATCCTCTCAGTGCACATGTATATTTCAAACGGGAATCAGAACTTACTGTTTGCAACAGCTGATTCTCGACTAGAGCTGCGTCAGTCGTCTGAATTATTATCAGGTGTGACTTGTGGTCAGACGCCATGTTAGTTATGACTCAGTATCAGTACCAGTGGTTAATATTCTATCGAACACCGCCCATACGTATAGAAAGTGTTTGTTCAGTCCACATTCAGAGATTTAATATTTGCTGACTGTATGCAATCCAATTTATAGTTTAGCTTTTATACGTCGCTGCTGTTTCTTGGCCTCTTCACTTTAATaggacaacacagacacaaatgagGCAAAAAAATGAAGCTTAATCTTGAAGTAAATACAAATAACTGTGTGAGTCGACCTGCATCCAGGTAATGTTTGAATCACTAACACAGGTGACCTAATGTCCCAGTCAAAATAATGGCAGTGATACCTCAGCAGGTGCTAAGCAGACACTCGGTCAGTCTTTCTTTTTGCCAGTAATGACGACAAAGTTCTTCATTTTCCTTCATCTGCTTTAAACAGGATCGCAGCACAGCCCAATTAGACTGAAAGATAGCATGGCCCCTAAGCCAAAGGTCATTTTAAGTAGcaaaacacactctcacaatcTCAGCAGTTATTTCAGAGTAATTGCAGGATTTCAGTGACTTACTGTCACAGTGGGAACCcgaaaaaggagaaaacaaacaagcattaACTTGCAAAGCGTTTCTAAAAAAGTTAGATCTGTGTAAAACTATACACCCAGACTGTTTTAATATATCTGGTGTCCCAGACGGATGTGGTGTGGTTTACAACTTCCCTgatacactgcacacacacgtttttaaATATTCACGTTTAGGCACGTTAGCAGCGTGACATTTCTGGTGAATTAAACTTATCGTTGGTggcttttcatctttttttttgtgatggattgccatgaaattagACATTCATGCACTTTTGTGTTGCAAAACTAAATAGTACCCCATTGTAACAGGTCATTCACAAAATCTCAACAAATGAGGTGGgtgcatctgtctgttttttgggTGCAATGCGCTATGATAACACAAAGAGCTCCAGCTCTGTCATTTAAGGTCACCTGgcactgctctcctgagccGTCCTCACACCTCTCCCCCTCCTGCATTTAAATGCCAACCCAGCCTCTcctccacaaacaaacacatatccAAAATATCAGAAACCATAATAacctctctttctttgcagGTGTTTGGTGGGTTGGTTTGGATCCTGGTGGCGTCGACCCACGTGGATCCACCGAACCCTCTGGGCTGGGTGATGTTTGTCTCCGTCTTCTGCTTCGTCATGACTTTCCTCTGGATGATCATCTTCGTCGCTGGAGGTCACAAGAACAGCTCCGGCTGGGCTGCTGCTGTAAGACCTGAGAgagaaattaataataattaataataatataagcatgctgcaatattatttaatctctgtgtgtgtgtgtgtgtccaggatTTTGCTTACCACGGCCTGGCGGCGTTCTTCTACCTCAGTGCAGGGGTTGATTTGGCTTACATCACAATGCTGAAGAAGTACGGCGTTTTAAGAATATACCAGATTGACATCGCTGCTGTGGTGAGAACTGATTTCCAGCACTTAAATAACAAACAGATATTGACAGATTGACGTTCTTTACATGTCTGCAGCCAGTTTACAGCTTGATTTGTCATACggtttaaaggaatagttcaaaaTCGGCTTTTTTGCTGAGAGATAGAGGATggtctgtaaatataaagctacagcaCAAAGACTGCAAACAGAGGGAAACTAAATCCACTTACCAGCAGTTCTCAAACTCACTAATTTAcctgttttatcttgtttgtttacacaaaGTATTCCAATAAGTTCGCGAACAAGACTAAAAACCGGTACACCAACAGTTTTTGAGGATTCGGATAGAGCGGAGCCAGGATAGCCGTTACCcttgttagaataaaatgttttatattcgtAATGTGTGACCTGTAAGTTGCAAACTCATCACCCTGGTTTCTATAGATCCATAGAGCAGAAAGCCACCTCTGTCAGCTGACTGAAACAGGATCTGTAGAACAGAGGGCTACTCTGATTAACAGAGGGACAAGATACTGTCAGGGTCAAAAAGTCAAACCCCCTAAAAGTTCAGTATGAAGTCATGTGAGGCATACTGTAAGATAGAGGTCTCAGATCACTGACTAGGTACAATTGAACATCCAAGGGGGAGTTTAGGATTTCCTCCTCTTTAGCAAGCTGGCTGAAAACGATTGGAGCAGCTGAGTGCCAAGAGACTGGGACCAGCCTGTGCACCAACAAGGGAGAGCCAAGTTTAAACCAGGGCCGCTCCCTAACAGTTTTTGGACCAATGAGATAGGCACACATAACTTTGTTAAGTTAGGGACTCTCTTTTTGGAAAGTTGGTTGCAGCTAACTGCTTGCAGACTGTGATTTGCTGAACAAATCAGGgtccatgtacatgtaatattttgatgtcctgatgctaaataaatactcGTACTAAGGAACAATTCGGATATAGAATTCCTCCATGCAAATCAACAAACGCGCTGACACCCTCAGCTTCCATATTTGTccaaatgttgaactattctgTTAAATGTGAGTGTCAGAAAAATGTAGAaggactttatttatttatgtgcgtgtttgtttgtttcaggtatTTGCTTTCGTGGCCACACTCCTCTACTTCATCCACACCATCCTCTCCGCCATCCGATGGAAAAACTTCTGAAGAGCGACCCGTGTGAAGAAAGTGCTGTGTGcatcctgtatgtgtgtttatgtatgtgtgtatgtttgcgtGTACGTGTGGTGACATCAACCTGGCCGGATTCGTGAAGGTTTTTAAGCCTCGTTATTGGAACATTTAATAATGTTAAGTGAAGGTTGAGCGGGTGggggatttttttaaagaagtaccatccaataaaatgatgaatatgAGAATGAATAATGAAAGTAAACGAAGAGTTTTACCCTACAAATATCACATGTTCCTATGAAATGTTGTGTTAGGCACAAGATCAATATATGAACCACTTATCATTCTTTAGCCACTGATCATTTATTAACCTACATAAGAGGTCTCATACTTTTAGTCTTTTTAGAGGACCATGGAATTTGGAACAAAATTATCACTAGCATTAAATAAAATCTCTAATTTTACGTTTCCTCGTACTATCATCCACGTTGAGCCTTaaacagatatatttttttatactggATTTTGTTGCgtaataatacatatattttaataaatgaatcaaaaggacacaaggaaacagaaaagcaaGAGTGCAAGTGCTTTGGATCGATCCAACTCCATCATGTTTGTCCCTTCAATATGAAGTTACAGCTgacagctggttagcttagatcaccaaaataaaacaaacaagaacaaaacatattCTAGACTGCTAGTGCCAATGTGGTTAGCCTCGGATTTATCGGGACTATTTCTTGGACCCGAAAGTAGGTTTATCCACTGTAACCATTGACATTGTTTCTGAAAAGACAAATTACCgcttgattttctttcttttttttttaatgtttcgaGCACCACAAATGAAACCCCATTCACCgctattgtattgtttttgcattggcaaaaaaatgttatttttttgtgattcgGGTGAACTCTATTATATGAATGAAatttaaaacctgttttgttACTTGATATTTGCCTCTTGCTGCCATCAGAGCGTTCATCTTCCCTTTGTGATCTGTGAACAGGCTGAAAGGCGTTTGTGGAAGTCgtaaaaaaacatctctcactgattttttttagaattctTTTG
This genomic stretch from Larimichthys crocea isolate SSNF chromosome III, L_crocea_2.0, whole genome shotgun sequence harbors:
- the LOC104939557 gene encoding myelin and lymphocyte protein, translated to MAATTAQPMGSLPSGLEICTTAPDIFYLPEMVFGGLVWILVASTHVDPPNPLGWVMFVSVFCFVMTFLWMIIFVAGGHKNSSGWAAADFAYHGLAAFFYLSAGVDLAYITMLKKYGVLRIYQIDIAAVVFAFVATLLYFIHTILSAIRWKNF